The Thermomicrobiales bacterium region GTTTGCGCCGTCCATTTGAAATGGCGGTGTTCGTCGCAATGCGATAGAGCCAGGACTTGAACGCCAAATCGGGCCGCGTGGACGGCAGCGCCTTATACGCCTTTTCGAAGGTGTCCTGGGTCAGGTCCTCCGCCAAAGCGCGATCCGACACCATGCGGTGCAGATAGTTGAGTATCGGAGCGTGGTATTGCTCATAGAGCCGCTCGAACGCGACCGGGTCGCCCGATCGCGCACGCGCAACCAGATCTCCGTCGTCGACCACCCAGCCGCTCTCCACTGCTTGCGCGGCTGTCCCGCGCGTTGTCCACGTGATTGCCTGACTCATTGCGGCCGGTGACTCCTCCTCGGCGTTTGAAACGCGCGATGAGGAAGGGTCGTTTCG contains the following coding sequences:
- a CDS encoding sigma-70 family RNA polymerase sigma factor, which codes for MSQAITWTTRGTAAQAVESGWVVDDGDLVARARSGDPVAFERLYEQYHAPILNYLHRMVSDRALAEDLTQDTFEKAYKALPSTRPDLAFKSWLYRIATNTAISNGRRK